Part of the Bradyrhizobium sp. AZCC 1721 genome, CCAACCAGGAGATCCGCGGCCCCGACGGCGGCAAGGTCAAGTTCGAGATCGATCCGTTCCGCAAGCACTGCCTGATGAACGGCCTCGACGACATCGGCCTGACCATGGAAAAGAAATCCTCGATCGACGACTACGAGGCCAAGCTTAAGAAAGAGCGCGCCTGGGCCTGATTGTGCTACGAGAGCCCCGGCGAAAATCGGGGCTCTTTTGTTAGGGAGGCGGCGCGGATGCGGCCTGACGTCGTCACCTTCTGGCACGGCCGCCTCGACGGGCTGCGACTGACCTGCCTCAGATCGCAGGTTGCCGCCGGCCACAAGGTCACCGTCTACAGTTTCGATCCACTGCCCGGCCTGCCCGACGGCATCGGCAACGCCGAAGCCGAAGCGATCCTGCCGCATTCCTTTTCCGAGCGGCTGCGCCCGCCCGAGGCTGATGGAAGCTGGCGCGACTGGACCATCCTGCAGTTCAGCGATTTCTTCCGCATGCGGCTGATGGCAGAAAACGCCGGACTGTGGCTCGACGCCGACGTGCTGCTGCTCAAACCGATCGAGGTCGATCCGGCAAAGCCTTACTTCGCGTGGGAGCGCCGGCGCCAACTCGGCAACTCGGTGTTGTACCTGCCGGCAAACGATCCGATCGTACGGGCGTTCGAGGATCTGATGGAGCAGGAGGACCTGACGCCGGACTGGCTGGCGCTGCGTCATCGCCTCACCTTCATGCTGCGTCAGTTGCGTCGCCGATCGAGCCGTCTCTCCGACATCCGCGTCGCGATCTACGGCCCCGCCGCGCTCACCGCGCTGGCGCGCCGCGCGAACGAATTGCAGCACGCGCTGCCGAAGCAGTCGTTCTATGCGGTGCACGCCGAGCCAAAGCTGTTCTTCGAGCCTTCGGATTTTTCAGGCCTGCTTGCCGATCCGCAACTCATCGGCCTGCACATCTCGCCCAAAGGCCGCGGCGGTGAAAAGCCGATTCCCGGCAGCCTCTATGCCTGGGCGGCGGAGAGGTTCGGCTCCGCACTCCACCCTCCCCTGGAGGGGGAGGGTCGGCTCGCATGAGCGCAGCGAGTGCGAGACGGGGTGGGGTGATCTCTCCGCTCGGGCACTGCTGGATGTGGAGAGACCGTCACCCCACCCCGCCGCTCATTTCATGAGCGGCGCCCTCCCCCTCCAGGGGAGGGTAAGATCAATGCCCCATCGCCGCGATCGCATCCGCAATCGCTATCGTCCGCCGTGCCATGTCGGCGTGCAGCCGTTCCACCATCCGCCCGTCGAGCTGGATCGCCCCGCGCGAGGCGTTTTCCGGCTTTTCGAATGCCGCAATGATTTTGCGCGCCTGCTCGACCTCCTCGGCCGGCGGCGTGAAGATCGCGTTGCAGGCCTCGATGTGGCTCGGATGGATCAGCGTCTTGCCGTCGAAGCCGAGATCGCGGCCTTGCGCGCATTCGGTCGCAAAGCCGTCGATATTGCTGATGTCGCTATAGGGACCGTCGAGAATTTCCAGCCCGTGCGCGCGCGTCGCCAGGATGCAGTGCGTGATCATCGGAATCATCGTGGCGCGGCCCGGCTGCATGCGGATCCGCGTTTCCCGCGAAATGTCGTTCGGCCCGAACACGAATCCCGCAAGCCTGGTTTCGGAATCCCGCGATGCCGCGGCGAGCTTGTCGGCGTCCAGCACCGCGCGCGCGGTTTCGATCATGGCCCAGACCCGGATCGAGGTGGGCGCGTTGATGTCGCTGAGGCGATTGGCGATCGCGTTGAGATCGCCGACGGTGGAGATCTTGGGAACCAGAATGCCGTCGGGCCGCGCCTTGCCGGCCATGGTGACGTCCTCGACCCACCAGGGCGTATCGAGACTGTTGACCCGGATCAGCACCTCGCGCTTGCCGAACCCGCCCGCCGCGATCGCCTTGGCGATCTGGTCGCGGGCCATTGCCTTGGCGTCCGGCGCCACCGAATCCTCGAGGTCGAGGATGATCCCGTCGGCCGGCAGGTTGCGCGCCTTTTCCAGCGCCCGCGCGTTGGATCCGGGCATGAACAACAGGCTGCGGCGCGGACGGATCATGGGCTGGTTTCCTTGGTGACCTTGAGGCCTCCGCGATATCATCTCGCGCGGCGGCCTGAAAGCCTTGTTCCCGTCATCGGCTTATGGTTAGGCATGGCACCATGACCTCTTTCCCGCAACATCTGCTCGACGGTTACAGGTCCTTCACCTCGCAACGGCTGCCGACCGAACAGACGCGCTACCGGGAACTCTCCGAGCGCGGCCAGTCGCCCGCCGTGATGGTGATCGGCTGCTGCGATTCCCGCGTCTCGCCGGAAGTGATTTTCGACGCGGGCCCTGGCGAGTTGTTCGTGGTGCGCAACGTCGCCAACCTGGTGCCGGTCTACCAGCCGGACGGCGGCGCCCATGGCGTCTCCGCGGCGTTGGAATATGCGGTCAACGTGCTGCGCGTCAAACACATCGTCGTGCTCGGCCATGCCCAGTGCGGCGGCATTCGCGCCTTCATCGACAAGATCGACCCGCTGTCGCCGGGCGACTTCATCGGCCGCTGGATGGCTATGTTCATCAAGCCGGGCGAGGTCGTCGAACAGCGCGAGCGCGAGACGATGCAGGAGTTCACGATCAGGATCGAGAAGGCCGCGATCTTCCGCTCAATGGAAAATCTGATGACGTTCCCGTTCGTGCGCGCCCGCGTCGATCGCGGCGAGATGGAATTGCACGGCGCCTATTTCGGCGTCGCCGAGGGTTCGCTATTCGTGCTCGATCAGAAGGCGAAGGAGTTTCGCAGCGTGCGGGAGGGCGAATAGCGAATGGCGAGTAGCGAATAGAATGAATTCCATTCGCCATGCGCCACTCCCCATTCGCTGGGCTCACGCCGCCTTCTTTTTCGCGGTGATCAGCTTGCGGTTGATCAGGCATTCGGCGATCTGCACCGCGTTCAGGGCGGCGCCCTTGCGCAGATTGTCGGAGACGCACCACAGGACGAGGCCGTTCTCCACCGTCGCGTCCTCGCGGATGCGGCTGATATAGGTGGCGTCCTCGCCGGCTGCTTCGTAGGGCGTGACGTAGCCGCCGGGCTCGTGCTTGTCGATCACGAGGCAGCCCGGCGCGTTGCGCAGGATGTTGCGCGCTTCATCGGCCGTGATCGGATTCTCGAATTCGATGTTGACGGCCTCCGAATGGCCGACGAACACCGGCACCCGCACGCAGGTGGCGGAAAGCCTGATCTTGGGATCAAGAATCTTCTTGGTCTCCGCCATCATCTTCCATTCTTCCTTGGTGTAGCCGTCCTCCATGAACACGTCGATCTCGGGGATGACGTTGAAGGCGATACGCTTGGGGAATTTCTTGTTGATCAGCTCGTCATTGGTGTAGACGGCCTTGGTCTGCGAGAACAGTTCGTCCATCGCATCCTTGCCGGCGCCCGAGACCGATTGATAGGTCGCGACCACGACCCGCTTGATGGTGGCCTTGTCGTGCAGCGGCTTCAGCGCCACCACGAGCTGCGCGGTCGAGCAGTTCGGGTTGGCGATGATGTTCTTCTTGGCAAAGCCCGCGGCCGCATCGGCGTTCACTTCCGGCACAATCAGCGGCACGTCCGGGTCCATCCGCCAGGCTGACGAATTGTCGATCACGACCGCACCCGCCGCGCCGATCTTGGGCGACCATTCCTTCGACACCGAACCGCCTGCCGACATCAGGCAGATGTCGACGTCGGAGAAGTCGTAGTGCTCGAGCGCTTTGACCTTCAGGGTGCGGTCGCCATAGGACACTTCGACGCCGACGCTGCGGCGCGAGGCCAGCACCACGACCTCGTCGGCGGGGAATTTGCGCTCGTCGAGAATATTGAGCATTTCGCGCCCGACATTGCCGGTCGCACCGACGACAGCGACTTTGTAACCCATCATTCACTCTCCGAGGAAAAATGCCGCCCTGCCGCGTCAAGCGGAAAGGGAGAAGGCAGCGCTTCTATGCGAGAAACGCCGATATGACAACGTTTGGCGGTTGCGTTTGGGCGTTTGATGCATTCGTTTCCGGCCGGTTCGGCCGATTCCCATTATAGGACGACAATTCACCCGGCGCTGGTAAGCTTCGTGGACGAGGTCTACGGCACGCTGGCACGGCTCTGCGCCTATCTGATGACGCTGGCGCTGATGGCCATTGGCGGTATCGCGCTATGGCAGCATTTGCCCGATATCACAACGATGGAGGCGCCGCCGAAGGCCTGGAGCCAGGCCGGGCGCATGGCTCCGGCGTTCGCCGTAAGCCAGTTCATTTTTCCAGGCAAGATAGAGACTTACGAGGTTTTTCGGCATCCCGAGGGGGGCCGCAAGGACGTGTTCCGCTGGAGCGGGCCCGGCGTCACGCCGGTCGCCGACCTCGAAATCTATCGTCCGGGCGAAGAAATCGATCAGGTCGGCTCGGCGGCCGGCTACCTTGCCGCAAGGATGGACCCGGCTGGCCCGCGCGAGCTGGAGGCTGCCGGGATCATCGACAGCAAGTTCGGCCCCGTGAGGCTGTTTCGCCGGATCGGCGGCACGGAGGCCGCAAGCGCATGCCTCCGATTTTTCAAACACATCGATGAGCCGAAATTCCGTCTCTCGGGCTGGTCATGCCTGGGCGAGGGTGTGCCGGCCCGCCGCGCCGCGATCGGCTGCATGCTGAACCGGCTGATCCTGCTTTCGGCCGGCAACGATACGAAACTTACGGAATTGTTCGCCCGCGACGAAGTCAGGCGCAGCGATTGCGCGGCGTCAGGCGCGCCGGCGCTGTCTGCCGATTGGGTGATGGACGCCGATAACCCGCGGCTGCGCGGCACCCTTTAGGCCCCACGTTGGCGGCGTCAAATTCCGCCGCACCTCACGATTGTGGCAACAAGCGGCCAAGACAGTTGTTTTCATGAAACTTTTTCGCTTCGCACCGCATTATTCCGGCGCGGTGTGGCGCAATTGACCTAGCGACGACGGTCTTGCCGCGGCTACAATGCACGCAACCAGATTTGACGATCCGCCGGCCCGTCACGGGCGGACAATGACGAGGATGCAATGACCCGAAAATTCCCTGCTGCGAGCAAGCTCGCGATGTTGCTTGCCGCGGCCGCCCTCGTCGCCATCGGTGTGACCGCCGCCAGCGCTCAGTCCAAGCAGCAGCGATATGACCGGGACGGCCGTCCCTATTACGGCGCAAACGGTCCCAACCGGGTGTACCAACAGGGCCCGCGCACCCGCGTCTACGTCACCACGCGCTCCTGGCTCGATGCCGGCACCGAAGTCTTGCCCGGCGACCGCAAGTTCATGGACTACGCCTTCCCGTCGCCGTACGGGTACCCAACGTTCGCGCGCGAAAACCTCAACCGCCCGATCGACCGCCAGCCGCTCAACCCGCCTTCAGATTTGGGCGGCCAGCCGACCCAGTTCCCGCTGTATTGATTTAGATCGAATAACCACGCCGTCGCCCCTGCGAACGCAGGGGCCCATACGCCGCGGCTTCTCGATTCAGGGACGCTGGTCGACGGCTTTCGCTTCATGACCAACGGCTGTGGATATGGGTCCCTGCGTTCGCAGGGACGACACCGAATTTGTTGCACCTACGCGTGCAGCTTCTGCAATTCCTTCAAAATCGCTTCGCCCATCTGCGTGGTTGAGGCTGCCGTCGTGCCCTCGGACCTGATATCCGCCGTACGCAATCCACTCGCCAGCACCGCTGCGATCGCCGCGTCGACCTTGTCGGCCAGCGCGCCCAAATCGAAGGAATAGCGCAGCGCCATCCCGAACGACGAAATCATCGCGATCGGATTGGCCAGCCCCTTGCCGGCGATGTCGGGCGCCGAGCCGTGCACCGGCTCGAACAGCGAGCGGCGCTTTTTGGTCTTGGCGTCGATCTCGCCGAGCGAAGCCGAGGGCAGCATGCCGAGCGATCCCGTGAGCATCGCCGCGATATCGGACAGCATGTCGCCGAACAGATTGTCGGTCACGATGACGTCGAATTGCTTCGGCGCCTTCACCAGCATCATGCCGCCGGAATCGGCGAGCTGATGCTCCAGCGTCACGTCGTTGTATTCGCGCGCATGGACGGCCGTCATGACCTCGTTCCAGAGCACGCCCGACTTCATGACGTTGCGCTTTTCCATCGACGTCACCTTGTTGCGGCGCTTGCGCGCCAAATCGAAGGCGACGCGGCCGATGCGCTCGATCTCATAGGTGTCGTAGACTTGGGTATCGATGGCGCGCTTCTGGCCGTTGCCGAGATCGGTGATGGTTTTCGGCTCGCCGAAATAGACGCCGCCGGTCAGTTCGCGCACGATCATGATGTTGAGGCCTTCGACCGCCTCGCGCTTCAGGCTGGAAGCATCGGCGAGCGCCGGGTAGCACACGGCGGGGCGCAGATTGGCGAACAGGCCGAGATCCTTGCGCAGGCGCAGGAGACCTGCCTCAGGGCGCACCTCGTAGGGCACGCTGTCCCACTTGGGACCACCGACCGCGCCGAAGATGATGGCATCGGCCGACTTGGCTTTGTCCATGTCGCCTTCCGAGATCGACACCTTGTGCGCGTCATAGGCGGAGCCGCCGACCAGCCCCTGCTCGGTCTCGAATGACGCGATGCCTGCCGCGTTCAGCCAGTCGATCAGGCGCTGCACCTCCCCCATCACTTCGGGGCCGATACCGTCGCCGGGGAGAAGCAGCAGTTTATGGGTCGCCATGTCGTTTACCTCAAGACTGGTGTTTTGGTCGTCATTGCCGGGCTTGACGAGCGAAAGAAATCCGCGCGGAGTGCTAGAGCGGCATTGCGCGATTGGCAAGACACCATTGCGGCCGCAGAGCCTGTGCATCCCCCTGCCGGCCTGCCACAATGCCGTTCCGCCGGAGCAAATTCCTTTGCACGCCCCCGACCGTCCCGCGAGTTACGCGCATGCCGCACGGCTGATCCTCATTCTGTCGCTGGCGCCGACCGTCGGTCTCGGCATCGGCCGCTTTGCCTATGCGCTGGTGCTGCCTGACATGCGCGACACCCTGGCCTGGAGCTATTCCGCGGCCGGTTTCATGAACACCATCAACGCCGCCGGCTATCTCGCAGGCGCCCTGCTCGCCTCGCGCATGATCCGGCGTTTTGGACTGGCCGCTTCGGTTCGATGGGGCACGCTGGCCTGCGTGCTGTCGCTGGCGCTCTGCGCCACCACAGGCGATTTCTACGTCCTGAGTTTCGCGCGGCTTCTGGCGGGGGTCGGCGCCGCGGCCGGATTCGTCGGCGGCGGCGCGCTGGCGGCGACGATTGCGCAGTCGCGCCCCGAGCGGGCGAATTTTCTGCTCAGCCTGTTCTATGCCGGCCCCGGGATTGGCATCCTGGCGTCGGGACTGGTGGCGCCGTTCGTGCTGCAGGGCTTTGGGCCGGGCTCGTGGTGGATGGTCTGGTGGGCGATGACCGCGCTGGCGGTCGTCATGACGATCCCGGTCCTGCTCGCACCGTTTCATGCCGGTGCAGCCCTGACCGAAACGACGGCAGCCAAATTCGCCGTCGCGCCGGTCGTGATCTATCTCGCCGGCTACTTTCTGTTTGGCGCCGGCTACATCGCCTACATGACCTTCATGATCGCCTATGTCCGCGACGCCGGTGGTAGTGCCGCGGCGCAGAGCGCGTTCTGGAGCCTGATCGGTGTCAGCGCTTTTATCACGCCCTGGGTATGGCGCCGCGTACTGGCGCTCGATCGCGGCGGCCTCGCCACCACGATCATTCTCGGTGTCAATGCCATCGGCGCGGCGATGCCGATCTTCGGACACTCGGTGTGGCTATTGGCGATATCAGCGCTGGTGTTCGGCGTGGCCTTCTTCGCCGTGGTCGGATCCACCACTGCCTTCGTCCGCTTCAACTACCCGCCGCAAGCCTGGCCCACCGCGATCGCGGCGATGACGATTTCATTCGGCATCGGTCAGACGCTAGGTCCGATCGTGGTCGGCGCGATCACGGATGCGCTGGGCAGCCTGTCGTTTGCGCTGAATGTTTCCGCGGCGATGCTGGCGCTGGGGGCGGTGCTCTCGGCGTTTCAGAAGAAGGTAGTGCAGAAACCCTCGACGTGATGCGTTCTCCATCCGCGGGTCGTCCCTGCGTTCGCACTAGGGCATGCACACATTTCTGAGGCTCCATCCGGCAGCGACGGCGTGGAAGTATTCCAGGCCGTGTTTGAAGGTAATTGGACCGGGCGGTTTGGATGACGGGTAGCCGTCCCAGCCGCCGAGCCGACCGATGATCCAGGCAGCCCAGGCAAGGCTATCGGATGGATGCGGGTTGCTCAGGCGTATGGTTTTGGCCTCAAGCTGTGCGTTAAGGGCAGTGAGCGCCGCAACTTCATCGGCATTGAAGGCGAGGCTGACGGGTTGCTTGCCGCGGCCATCGCGCGCCTGCAAGAGTTGGACGGTGATGACCGCCGCCTTGGCGGCGATGGCGACCAGCTTGAGGAGACGCTCGGCTGAGCCGATCTGACTGTCTTCGAGTTTGAAGCCTTGCGTCTTGAGGACGCGGAAGAACTGTTCGATCAGCCAGCGCCGCTTGTACCATTCGACGATGCGCCAGGCCTCTTCTTTGCCGGTTACCGGGTGGGTGGTGAGAAGCCGCCAATGAAGGGGCTCGACGCCAGCTTCGGGATTGGGTTCACGGACGTCGACCACATATAGCGGCAAGCTCTTAGGCAGATGGCGCAGGAACTTGGTCTGCGGTCGAGCCAGTTCGATCACACCAAAGCGCAGTTCGAGATTTGCGACACGCTCCGGCCGTTGCACTCGCGCGGGCAGCCAGACGGCACGTCGGTCTGTCACAGCTCTGCGCTCAATGGCTGCGTACAAACTGGTGTCGTCCGCGAGCTTGCGATCATGCATGCTGCGGACGATCACATGGAAGTGTTCCTCAGCCGCGCTCGCATAAAGCGCGAAGATGTCGCTCTCGCGATCGCCAATCACGGTGACCATGGCAGCGCCGGCCAGTAACGGCTTGGCTGCAAGGGCGGTGCTGATCCAGCGCTGCGATTCCTTGTCCGACAAGTCGCGCCGGTCGTGTGAGACGGTGCGGCGGCCCTTGCGCGTCCACGCCTGGCCGCTCAACAGGCCAAGGCAGGTGCCGTCGTCGGCATCCACTGCCAGCAGGGGATGGAGTAGCACGCCGTGGACGTTGCCCTTGGCGGTCTCTCCGAGACCGCGGCGGCGCCGCGCCGTGGGATGGAAGTTGATCTCGCTGGTGTCCTGGATCGCCAATACGTGGCGGCCTTCGACCGCTGCGACTGTGCTTTCACTCCAGCTTTCGATGATCTGCTCCGTTGTCACCTTGGGATTGCGCAGGAAGCGGTTGAACCGCACCTCGAGCGCCCGATCGCCCTTCGAAAGTCGCCGCAAACACACATCTTTGCCCGCGACCATGCATTCGAGCAGCGCCGCCCCCCTTTATCAAGGCGGAGATCCCCGAACCGACCCAGCGTCCAATTAATCTGTGACAACATGCCGACACCTCTGCCAAAGCCGAAGTGCCGAAATAGGAATCACACGACTTCCCGATTCTGGAATCCTTGCAGCAGGCCTGAGTCAATCCGCCGCACCTGAACTAGATGTGTGCATGCCCTAGTGCGAACGCAGGGACCCATAACCACAGGATTTCGTGGTTATGGAAGCTGTTCCTCCAGCCTTTTCCAATATTCAGATCCCGCGGTATGGGTCCCTGCGTTCGCAGGGACGACGGGAGTGTGGCAGTTTGCGCCATAAAGTGACGTCGCCTGATGGTAAGGTGTCTGCTCGGCAGCGGGAACTCGAGGAGGACCAACGTCGTGAAGCGGGACCTCGACCTCATCGTCTATGGCGCAACGGGTTACACCGGCCGTCTCATCGCCGAATATCTGGCGACGTCCTATCGCGGCGACGATGCTCCGTCCTGGGCGATCGCGGGACGCTCGACCGACAAGCTCCAGAAGGTGCGTGTCGACATCGGCGCACCGGATGATTTGCCATTGCTCAAGGCGGATGCCGACGAGCCGGCCAGCCTGCGTTCGATGTGCGAGCGTGCGGCCGTGATCATCACGACTGTCGGGCCCTATCAGCTCCACGGTCCCGGGCTGGTGGCGGCCTGCGCAGCCGCGGGAACGGCCTATGTTGATCTCTGCGGCGAGCCGGTTTGGATGCGGCGCATGATCGACGCCTATCACGAAGAGGCGAAACGGACCGGCGCGCGCATCGTCTTCTCCTGCGGCTTCGATTCCATCCCGTTCGACCTCGGCGTGCTCACGCTGCAAGAGAAGGCGCGCGAGAAATTCGGACGCCCGGCGCGGCGGGTCAAAGCCCGCCTGCGCAAGGTGAAAGGCGGCATGTCTGGCGGCACCGCGGCGAGCGCCCAGGCGACATTGGCCGCCGCCGCGCGCGACCCGGCCCTGATCGGGCTGCTGACCGACCCCTTCGCGTTGACGCCGGGGTTCACCGGGCCGTCTCAGCCGTCGGGCCTCATCCCCGAGTACGACCCGCACATGAACGCATGGCTCGTGCCGTTCCCCATGGCGCCGGTCAACACCAAGAACGTGCACCGCACGAATTTCCTGTTGGGTCATCTCTACGGCAGGGATTTCGTCTACGACGAGATGATGGTCGCGCCGGGATTGGGGGAAATCGCCGGCGTGACGACGGAGACGTTTGCCACGGTGTTTTCCTTGTTCAGGACCGGCGGTCTCAAACCCGGCGCGGGCCCGTCCCGGGAAGAGCGCGAGAAGGGCTTCTACGACATCCTTTTCCTGGGCGAGTTGCCGGATGGCGGACGGGTCGAGACGGTCGTCAAGGGCGACCGCGATCCGGGCTACGGCTCGACCAGCAAGATGATCGCCGAGAGCGCTCTCTGCCTCGTGCGCGACGTGCAGGGCGAGGGCGGCATATGGACGCCGGGCGCGCTGATGGGTCCGGCGTTGCGCAAGCGTCTGACGGAGCGCGCCGGCCTCACCTTCAGTGCGCGTTGAGGTAACGCTCAGAACGGCAGCGGCGTGATCCAGTGCGGTTACTTTCGCGCAGCCCCAACACCACCGCATCCTCTCGCCTTTGCGCGAGAGGATGCCTATGTTGCGGAGTACCTGCAGCGCCCCCAAAGCGACAATGGGAGGTATGCTCATGGACGCGCCGAGCAAGGAATTTGCGCTGGCGGGCAGCCTTGAGGAGCTGAAGCTCAAGGGGCGGCTCGTTGTGCGCGGTGACCATCGTCCGATCCTTGTCATCTACGACCGCGGACGTGCCTTCGCCCTCGACAATCGGTGCCCGCATATGGGCTTCCCGCTCGATCGCGGCAGCGTCGAGGACGGTATCCTGACCTGTCACTGGCACCACGCGCGCTTCGATCTCGAAAGCGGCTGCACCTTCGACCTGTGGGCGGACGACGTGCCGATCTGCCCGGTCGAGGTGCGCAATGGTGACGTCTGGGTGAAGACCACGTTCACGCATGCCGATCTCGCCGCGCACTGGCATCAGCGGCTTGCGAACGGCCTCGCCCACGACCTCGGCCTCGTCATTGCCAAGGCCATACATGGTCAGCTCGCGGCCGGCGTACCGCAGACCGAAATCGTACGGGAGGTGGCGCTGTTCGGGGCGCAAAATCGCGACGGATGGAGCGTCGGTCTTACGATCCTTACGGCACTCGCCAATATCCTGCCTTTGCTGCCGGAGGATGAAGCCTATCTCGCTCTATTCCACGGCGCGCGCCGCGTGGCGGCGGACTGCGACGGCGAGGCGCCGCGGCGGGAACGCGCGCCGCTTGGAAGCCGACCAGATCCGGCCGCGCTCAAACGCTGGCTGCGGCGTTGGACAAACGTGCGCCATCGCGAGGCGGCCGAGCGCACCCTGCTCACGGCGATTGCTGCCGGCTTCTCCCCGGCTGAACTCGCCGATGTTCTGTTCACCGCCGAGACCGAGCGGGCCTTCGCCGACACCGGACACTCGCTCGACTTCATCAACAAGGCATTTGAGTGCCTCGACCTGATCGGCTGGCAACACGCGTCAGCTCTGCTGCCGACTATCGTCGGTCAGATGGTAGCGGCCCGTGGCGCCGAGGAATCGACTGCCTGGCGCC contains:
- a CDS encoding HpcH/HpaI aldolase/citrate lyase family protein; this translates as MIRPRRSLLFMPGSNARALEKARNLPADGIILDLEDSVAPDAKAMARDQIAKAIAAGGFGKREVLIRVNSLDTPWWVEDVTMAGKARPDGILVPKISTVGDLNAIANRLSDINAPTSIRVWAMIETARAVLDADKLAAASRDSETRLAGFVFGPNDISRETRIRMQPGRATMIPMITHCILATRAHGLEILDGPYSDISNIDGFATECAQGRDLGFDGKTLIHPSHIEACNAIFTPPAEEVEQARKIIAAFEKPENASRGAIQLDGRMVERLHADMARRTIAIADAIAAMGH
- the leuB gene encoding 3-isopropylmalate dehydrogenase, which encodes MATHKLLLLPGDGIGPEVMGEVQRLIDWLNAAGIASFETEQGLVGGSAYDAHKVSISEGDMDKAKSADAIIFGAVGGPKWDSVPYEVRPEAGLLRLRKDLGLFANLRPAVCYPALADASSLKREAVEGLNIMIVRELTGGVYFGEPKTITDLGNGQKRAIDTQVYDTYEIERIGRVAFDLARKRRNKVTSMEKRNVMKSGVLWNEVMTAVHAREYNDVTLEHQLADSGGMMLVKAPKQFDVIVTDNLFGDMLSDIAAMLTGSLGMLPSASLGEIDAKTKKRRSLFEPVHGSAPDIAGKGLANPIAMISSFGMALRYSFDLGALADKVDAAIAAVLASGLRTADIRSEGTTAASTTQMGEAILKELQKLHA
- a CDS encoding YbfB/YjiJ family MFS transporter codes for the protein MHAPDRPASYAHAARLILILSLAPTVGLGIGRFAYALVLPDMRDTLAWSYSAAGFMNTINAAGYLAGALLASRMIRRFGLAASVRWGTLACVLSLALCATTGDFYVLSFARLLAGVGAAAGFVGGGALAATIAQSRPERANFLLSLFYAGPGIGILASGLVAPFVLQGFGPGSWWMVWWAMTALAVVMTIPVLLAPFHAGAALTETTAAKFAVAPVVIYLAGYFLFGAGYIAYMTFMIAYVRDAGGSAAAQSAFWSLIGVSAFITPWVWRRVLALDRGGLATTIILGVNAIGAAMPIFGHSVWLLAISALVFGVAFFAVVGSTTAFVRFNYPPQAWPTAIAAMTISFGIGQTLGPIVVGAITDALGSLSFALNVSAAMLALGAVLSAFQKKVVQKPST
- a CDS encoding saccharopine dehydrogenase family protein, which translates into the protein MKRDLDLIVYGATGYTGRLIAEYLATSYRGDDAPSWAIAGRSTDKLQKVRVDIGAPDDLPLLKADADEPASLRSMCERAAVIITTVGPYQLHGPGLVAACAAAGTAYVDLCGEPVWMRRMIDAYHEEAKRTGARIVFSCGFDSIPFDLGVLTLQEKAREKFGRPARRVKARLRKVKGGMSGGTAASAQATLAAAARDPALIGLLTDPFALTPGFTGPSQPSGLIPEYDPHMNAWLVPFPMAPVNTKNVHRTNFLLGHLYGRDFVYDEMMVAPGLGEIAGVTTETFATVFSLFRTGGLKPGAGPSREEREKGFYDILFLGELPDGGRVETVVKGDRDPGYGSTSKMIAESALCLVRDVQGEGGIWTPGALMGPALRKRLTERAGLTFSAR
- a CDS encoding IS4 family transposase, which encodes MVAGKDVCLRRLSKGDRALEVRFNRFLRNPKVTTEQIIESWSESTVAAVEGRHVLAIQDTSEINFHPTARRRRGLGETAKGNVHGVLLHPLLAVDADDGTCLGLLSGQAWTRKGRRTVSHDRRDLSDKESQRWISTALAAKPLLAGAAMVTVIGDRESDIFALYASAAEEHFHVIVRSMHDRKLADDTSLYAAIERRAVTDRRAVWLPARVQRPERVANLELRFGVIELARPQTKFLRHLPKSLPLYVVDVREPNPEAGVEPLHWRLLTTHPVTGKEEAWRIVEWYKRRWLIEQFFRVLKTQGFKLEDSQIGSAERLLKLVAIAAKAAVITVQLLQARDGRGKQPVSLAFNADEVAALTALNAQLEAKTIRLSNPHPSDSLAWAAWIIGRLGGWDGYPSSKPPGPITFKHGLEYFHAVAAGWSLRNVCMP
- a CDS encoding aspartate-semialdehyde dehydrogenase; this encodes MGYKVAVVGATGNVGREMLNILDERKFPADEVVVLASRRSVGVEVSYGDRTLKVKALEHYDFSDVDICLMSAGGSVSKEWSPKIGAAGAVVIDNSSAWRMDPDVPLIVPEVNADAAAGFAKKNIIANPNCSTAQLVVALKPLHDKATIKRVVVATYQSVSGAGKDAMDELFSQTKAVYTNDELINKKFPKRIAFNVIPEIDVFMEDGYTKEEWKMMAETKKILDPKIRLSATCVRVPVFVGHSEAVNIEFENPITADEARNILRNAPGCLVIDKHEPGGYVTPYEAAGEDATYISRIREDATVENGLVLWCVSDNLRKGAALNAVQIAECLINRKLITAKKKAA
- a CDS encoding carbonic anhydrase → MTSFPQHLLDGYRSFTSQRLPTEQTRYRELSERGQSPAVMVIGCCDSRVSPEVIFDAGPGELFVVRNVANLVPVYQPDGGAHGVSAALEYAVNVLRVKHIVVLGHAQCGGIRAFIDKIDPLSPGDFIGRWMAMFIKPGEVVEQRERETMQEFTIRIEKAAIFRSMENLMTFPFVRARVDRGEMELHGAYFGVAEGSLFVLDQKAKEFRSVREGE
- a CDS encoding Rieske (2Fe-2S) protein, whose product is MDAPSKEFALAGSLEELKLKGRLVVRGDHRPILVIYDRGRAFALDNRCPHMGFPLDRGSVEDGILTCHWHHARFDLESGCTFDLWADDVPICPVEVRNGDVWVKTTFTHADLAAHWHQRLANGLAHDLGLVIAKAIHGQLAAGVPQTEIVREVALFGAQNRDGWSVGLTILTALANILPLLPEDEAYLALFHGARRVAADCDGEAPRRERAPLGSRPDPAALKRWLRRWTNVRHREAAERTLLTAIAAGFSPAELADVLFTAETERAFADTGHSLDFINKAFECLDLIGWQHASALLPTIVGQMVAARGAEESTAWRQPLDLVALCEKSTSELADLFAAGRGSRDWSGHAALAQELLGDDPARIVDALKGAIRAGAAPADLGQSLAYAAALRVARFGNANEHADWETAHHVFTYANAVHQLLIRIGTASIDTHVTAVRGILHGAMALYLARYLNVPPARIPGDGGEQLDDLPADPETISAALLDAFDRQRQVDLAARLVARHLTLGHSPQALIATLAHAVLREDAGFHAYQMLEAGVRQFGAWRDTDEGRHILIAVARYLAAHSPTERASLQTADIARRLMRGGELHQEAGSS